One window of the Anguilla rostrata isolate EN2019 chromosome 13, ASM1855537v3, whole genome shotgun sequence genome contains the following:
- the LOC135237161 gene encoding dnaJ homolog subfamily C member 5-like, which produces MAEQQRQRSLSTSGETLYHVLGVEKVATPEDIKRSYRKLALKFHPDKNPNNPDAVEKFKEINNAHAILNDPTKRNIYDKYGSLGLYVAEQFGEENVNTYFVLSSWWAKALFVFCGLATGCYFCCCLCCCCNCCCGKCKPRPPESEEPQFYVSPEDLEAQLQSDERESGEPVLVQPSSATETTQLKDGHHASYWTDPSFN; this is translated from the exons ATGGCTGAACAGCAGAGACAGCGCTCCCTGTCCACGTCGGGAGAGACGCTCTACCATGTGCTTGGCGTTGAGAAGGTGGCCACGCCTGAGGACATCAAGAGATCCTACAG gaaGCTTGCACTGAAGTTTCACCCGGACAAGAACCCGAATAACCCCGACGCAGTGGAGAAGTTCAAGGAGATCAACAACGCCCACGCTATCCTCAACGACCCCACCAAGCGCAACATCTATGACAAGTACGGCTCTCTGGGCCTGTATGTGGCCGAGCAGTTCGGAGAGGAGAACGTCAACACCTACTTCGTCCTGTCCAGCTGGTGGGCCAAG gccctgtttgtgttctgtggcCTGGCCACAGGCTGTTATTTctgctgctgcctgtgctgctgctgtaacTGCTGCTGTGGGAAGTGCAAGCCGCGGCCGCCGGAGAGCGAGGAGCCGCAGTTCTACGTGTCCCCCGAGGACCTGGAGGCACAGCTTCAGTCTGACGAGAGAG AAAGTGGAGAACCCGTCCTTGTGCAGCCTTCCTCGGCCACAGAGACGACCCAGCTGAAGGACGGCCACCACGCCAGCTACTGGACTGACCCAAGCTTCAACTAG
- the LOC135237596 gene encoding tumor protein D54-like isoform X1, with the protein MESANQVGGWSWLTSPRLMRLGADPLDADVPMEGAVGGAGLTEEETEELKLELSKVEEEILTLRQVLSAKERHAGELKRRLGLTPLSEFRQNISKGWQDVQTSNVYLTASATLEDISRSEAYKRTQETFSQAGQMTSAALSSVGTAISRKLGDIRALPLSNSFGNYSIRHSISMPTMRNSPSFRSFEDKVDNLKHKMATRGQGNGAEATSPIGTSSSQDHAPF; encoded by the exons ATGGAGTCTGCAAATCAAG TAGGTGGCTGGTCCTGGCTGACATCCCCGCGTTTAATGC GCCTTGGGGCAGACCCTTTGGATGCAGACGTGCCAATGGAAGGGGCTGTAGGCGGAGCTGGCCTGACCgaggaggagactgaggagCTGAAACTGGAACTCAGCAAG GTGGAGGAGGAAATACTCACCTTGCGGCAGGTGCTGTCGGCGAAAGAGCGTCATGCGGGTGAGCTGAAGAGGAGGCTGGGCCTCACCCCCCTGAGTGAGTTCCGACAGAACATCAGCAAGGGCTGGCAGGATGTTCAGACCTCCAATGT ttaTCTTACAGCCTCTGCAACTTTGGAGGACATAAGCCGGTCTGAAGC gtataagagaactCAGGAGACTTTCTCCCAGGCAGGTCAGATGACCTCTGCAGCCCTGTCCAGTGTGGGTACAGCCATCAGCAGGAAGCTGGGAGACATTAG AGCTCTGCCTTTGTCAAATTCCTTTGG CAACTACTCCATTCGGCACTCAATAAGTATGCCCACTATGAG GAACTCCCCATCGTTCAGGTCCTTTGAAGACAAGGTGGATAACCTCAAG CATAAGATGGCTACCAGAGGCCAAGGGAATGGAGCTGAAGCCACCTCTCCCATTGGAACAAGCTCCTCACAGGACCATGCCCCTTTCTGA
- the LOC135237596 gene encoding tumor protein D54-like isoform X4 has translation MESANQVGGWSWLTSPRLMRLGADPLDADVPMEGAVGGAGLTEEETEELKLELSKVEEEILTLRQVLSAKERHAGELKRRLGLTPLSEFRQNISKGWQDVQTSNVYLTASATLEDISRSEAYKRTQETFSQAGQMTSAALSSVGTAISRKLGDISNYSIRHSISMPTMRNSPSFRSFEDKVDNLKHKMATRGQGNGAEATSPIGTSSSQDHAPF, from the exons ATGGAGTCTGCAAATCAAG TAGGTGGCTGGTCCTGGCTGACATCCCCGCGTTTAATGC GCCTTGGGGCAGACCCTTTGGATGCAGACGTGCCAATGGAAGGGGCTGTAGGCGGAGCTGGCCTGACCgaggaggagactgaggagCTGAAACTGGAACTCAGCAAG GTGGAGGAGGAAATACTCACCTTGCGGCAGGTGCTGTCGGCGAAAGAGCGTCATGCGGGTGAGCTGAAGAGGAGGCTGGGCCTCACCCCCCTGAGTGAGTTCCGACAGAACATCAGCAAGGGCTGGCAGGATGTTCAGACCTCCAATGT ttaTCTTACAGCCTCTGCAACTTTGGAGGACATAAGCCGGTCTGAAGC gtataagagaactCAGGAGACTTTCTCCCAGGCAGGTCAGATGACCTCTGCAGCCCTGTCCAGTGTGGGTACAGCCATCAGCAGGAAGCTGGGAGACATTAG CAACTACTCCATTCGGCACTCAATAAGTATGCCCACTATGAG GAACTCCCCATCGTTCAGGTCCTTTGAAGACAAGGTGGATAACCTCAAG CATAAGATGGCTACCAGAGGCCAAGGGAATGGAGCTGAAGCCACCTCTCCCATTGGAACAAGCTCCTCACAGGACCATGCCCCTTTCTGA
- the LOC135237596 gene encoding tumor protein D54-like isoform X2, giving the protein MESANQDINLSSPKKGLGADPLDADVPMEGAVGGAGLTEEETEELKLELSKVEEEILTLRQVLSAKERHAGELKRRLGLTPLSEFRQNISKGWQDVQTSNVYLTASATLEDISRSEAYKRTQETFSQAGQMTSAALSSVGTAISRKLGDIRALPLSNSFGNYSIRHSISMPTMRNSPSFRSFEDKVDNLKHKMATRGQGNGAEATSPIGTSSSQDHAPF; this is encoded by the exons ATGGAGTCTGCAAATCAAG ATATTAACCTGAGCTCTCCCAAAAAAGGCCTTGGGGCAGACCCTTTGGATGCAGACGTGCCAATGGAAGGGGCTGTAGGCGGAGCTGGCCTGACCgaggaggagactgaggagCTGAAACTGGAACTCAGCAAG GTGGAGGAGGAAATACTCACCTTGCGGCAGGTGCTGTCGGCGAAAGAGCGTCATGCGGGTGAGCTGAAGAGGAGGCTGGGCCTCACCCCCCTGAGTGAGTTCCGACAGAACATCAGCAAGGGCTGGCAGGATGTTCAGACCTCCAATGT ttaTCTTACAGCCTCTGCAACTTTGGAGGACATAAGCCGGTCTGAAGC gtataagagaactCAGGAGACTTTCTCCCAGGCAGGTCAGATGACCTCTGCAGCCCTGTCCAGTGTGGGTACAGCCATCAGCAGGAAGCTGGGAGACATTAG AGCTCTGCCTTTGTCAAATTCCTTTGG CAACTACTCCATTCGGCACTCAATAAGTATGCCCACTATGAG GAACTCCCCATCGTTCAGGTCCTTTGAAGACAAGGTGGATAACCTCAAG CATAAGATGGCTACCAGAGGCCAAGGGAATGGAGCTGAAGCCACCTCTCCCATTGGAACAAGCTCCTCACAGGACCATGCCCCTTTCTGA
- the LOC135237596 gene encoding tumor protein D54-like isoform X5 produces MESANQGLGADPLDADVPMEGAVGGAGLTEEETEELKLELSKVEEEILTLRQVLSAKERHAGELKRRLGLTPLSEFRQNISKGWQDVQTSNVYLTASATLEDISRSEAYKRTQETFSQAGQMTSAALSSVGTAISRKLGDIRALPLSNSFGNYSIRHSISMPTMRNSPSFRSFEDKVDNLKHKMATRGQGNGAEATSPIGTSSSQDHAPF; encoded by the exons ATGGAGTCTGCAAATCAAG GCCTTGGGGCAGACCCTTTGGATGCAGACGTGCCAATGGAAGGGGCTGTAGGCGGAGCTGGCCTGACCgaggaggagactgaggagCTGAAACTGGAACTCAGCAAG GTGGAGGAGGAAATACTCACCTTGCGGCAGGTGCTGTCGGCGAAAGAGCGTCATGCGGGTGAGCTGAAGAGGAGGCTGGGCCTCACCCCCCTGAGTGAGTTCCGACAGAACATCAGCAAGGGCTGGCAGGATGTTCAGACCTCCAATGT ttaTCTTACAGCCTCTGCAACTTTGGAGGACATAAGCCGGTCTGAAGC gtataagagaactCAGGAGACTTTCTCCCAGGCAGGTCAGATGACCTCTGCAGCCCTGTCCAGTGTGGGTACAGCCATCAGCAGGAAGCTGGGAGACATTAG AGCTCTGCCTTTGTCAAATTCCTTTGG CAACTACTCCATTCGGCACTCAATAAGTATGCCCACTATGAG GAACTCCCCATCGTTCAGGTCCTTTGAAGACAAGGTGGATAACCTCAAG CATAAGATGGCTACCAGAGGCCAAGGGAATGGAGCTGAAGCCACCTCTCCCATTGGAACAAGCTCCTCACAGGACCATGCCCCTTTCTGA
- the LOC135237596 gene encoding tumor protein D54-like isoform X6, with product MESANQVGGWSWLTSPRLMRLGADPLDADVPMEGAVGGAGLTEEETEELKLELSKVEEEILTLRQVLSAKERHAGELKRRLGLTPLSEFRQNISKGWQDVQTSNVYLTASATLEDISRSEAYKRTQETFSQAGQMTSAALSSVGTAISRKLGDIRNSPSFRSFEDKVDNLKHKMATRGQGNGAEATSPIGTSSSQDHAPF from the exons ATGGAGTCTGCAAATCAAG TAGGTGGCTGGTCCTGGCTGACATCCCCGCGTTTAATGC GCCTTGGGGCAGACCCTTTGGATGCAGACGTGCCAATGGAAGGGGCTGTAGGCGGAGCTGGCCTGACCgaggaggagactgaggagCTGAAACTGGAACTCAGCAAG GTGGAGGAGGAAATACTCACCTTGCGGCAGGTGCTGTCGGCGAAAGAGCGTCATGCGGGTGAGCTGAAGAGGAGGCTGGGCCTCACCCCCCTGAGTGAGTTCCGACAGAACATCAGCAAGGGCTGGCAGGATGTTCAGACCTCCAATGT ttaTCTTACAGCCTCTGCAACTTTGGAGGACATAAGCCGGTCTGAAGC gtataagagaactCAGGAGACTTTCTCCCAGGCAGGTCAGATGACCTCTGCAGCCCTGTCCAGTGTGGGTACAGCCATCAGCAGGAAGCTGGGAGACATTAG GAACTCCCCATCGTTCAGGTCCTTTGAAGACAAGGTGGATAACCTCAAG CATAAGATGGCTACCAGAGGCCAAGGGAATGGAGCTGAAGCCACCTCTCCCATTGGAACAAGCTCCTCACAGGACCATGCCCCTTTCTGA
- the LOC135237596 gene encoding tumor protein D54-like isoform X7, with protein MESANQDINLSSPKKGLGADPLDADVPMEGAVGGAGLTEEETEELKLELSKVEEEILTLRQVLSAKERHAGELKRRLGLTPLSEFRQNISKGWQDVQTSNVYLTASATLEDISRSEAYKRTQETFSQAGQMTSAALSSVGTAISRKLGDIRNSPSFRSFEDKVDNLKHKMATRGQGNGAEATSPIGTSSSQDHAPF; from the exons ATGGAGTCTGCAAATCAAG ATATTAACCTGAGCTCTCCCAAAAAAGGCCTTGGGGCAGACCCTTTGGATGCAGACGTGCCAATGGAAGGGGCTGTAGGCGGAGCTGGCCTGACCgaggaggagactgaggagCTGAAACTGGAACTCAGCAAG GTGGAGGAGGAAATACTCACCTTGCGGCAGGTGCTGTCGGCGAAAGAGCGTCATGCGGGTGAGCTGAAGAGGAGGCTGGGCCTCACCCCCCTGAGTGAGTTCCGACAGAACATCAGCAAGGGCTGGCAGGATGTTCAGACCTCCAATGT ttaTCTTACAGCCTCTGCAACTTTGGAGGACATAAGCCGGTCTGAAGC gtataagagaactCAGGAGACTTTCTCCCAGGCAGGTCAGATGACCTCTGCAGCCCTGTCCAGTGTGGGTACAGCCATCAGCAGGAAGCTGGGAGACATTAG GAACTCCCCATCGTTCAGGTCCTTTGAAGACAAGGTGGATAACCTCAAG CATAAGATGGCTACCAGAGGCCAAGGGAATGGAGCTGAAGCCACCTCTCCCATTGGAACAAGCTCCTCACAGGACCATGCCCCTTTCTGA
- the LOC135237596 gene encoding tumor protein D54-like isoform X3, protein MIVGGWSWLTSPRLMRLGADPLDADVPMEGAVGGAGLTEEETEELKLELSKVEEEILTLRQVLSAKERHAGELKRRLGLTPLSEFRQNISKGWQDVQTSNVYLTASATLEDISRSEAYKRTQETFSQAGQMTSAALSSVGTAISRKLGDIRALPLSNSFGNYSIRHSISMPTMRNSPSFRSFEDKVDNLKHKMATRGQGNGAEATSPIGTSSSQDHAPF, encoded by the exons ATGATAG TAGGTGGCTGGTCCTGGCTGACATCCCCGCGTTTAATGC GCCTTGGGGCAGACCCTTTGGATGCAGACGTGCCAATGGAAGGGGCTGTAGGCGGAGCTGGCCTGACCgaggaggagactgaggagCTGAAACTGGAACTCAGCAAG GTGGAGGAGGAAATACTCACCTTGCGGCAGGTGCTGTCGGCGAAAGAGCGTCATGCGGGTGAGCTGAAGAGGAGGCTGGGCCTCACCCCCCTGAGTGAGTTCCGACAGAACATCAGCAAGGGCTGGCAGGATGTTCAGACCTCCAATGT ttaTCTTACAGCCTCTGCAACTTTGGAGGACATAAGCCGGTCTGAAGC gtataagagaactCAGGAGACTTTCTCCCAGGCAGGTCAGATGACCTCTGCAGCCCTGTCCAGTGTGGGTACAGCCATCAGCAGGAAGCTGGGAGACATTAG AGCTCTGCCTTTGTCAAATTCCTTTGG CAACTACTCCATTCGGCACTCAATAAGTATGCCCACTATGAG GAACTCCCCATCGTTCAGGTCCTTTGAAGACAAGGTGGATAACCTCAAG CATAAGATGGCTACCAGAGGCCAAGGGAATGGAGCTGAAGCCACCTCTCCCATTGGAACAAGCTCCTCACAGGACCATGCCCCTTTCTGA
- the LOC135237812 gene encoding pancreatic progenitor cell differentiation and proliferation factor B-like, with protein sequence MAAIPSSGSLVATHDYYRRRIGSTSSNSSCSSSEYTGEVIPHHPGLPRQDSGHWWSSFFFAKQNQPGVAPGTDLQQKVVNMSNGQVTCVAREMVKRQVSETNDTGSATPP encoded by the exons ATGGCAGCAATTCCATCCAGCGGCTCTCTTGTGGCAACCCATGATTACTACCGAA ggCGCATAGGGTCCACCTCTAGTAACAGCTCCTGCAGCAGTTCGGAGTACActggggaggtcattccacacCATCCCG GTCTGCCTAGGCAGGATTCGGGACACTGGTGGTCCAGTTTCTTCTTTGCGAAACAGAACCAGCCAGGTGTGGCTCCTGGGACTGACCTCCAGCAGAA GGTGGTCAACATGTCCAATGGCCAGGTGACATGTGTTGCCCGAGAGATGGTGAAGCGGCAGGTGAGCGAGACCAACGACACGGGAAGCGCCACCCCCCCGTGA